A stretch of the Mesorhizobium huakuii genome encodes the following:
- a CDS encoding LysR family transcriptional regulator codes for MTTPDLNLLFALDVLLAEGSVARAARRLRLSPSAMSRTLARLREATGDPLLVRAGRGLVATPRAEELRRQVGPVVQEAEALLRPADLLDPSSLDRVFTMRTNEGFVEEFGPRLVARIEADAPGVRLRFAPKSDKDVMSLREAAIDLEIGVAGETGPEVRIQALFRDRFIGAVRAGHSLSEGIVTPERYAACRHISVSRRGREKGPIDETLGALGLQRTVVCMVSGFSAALAMARASELIASVPERHTAGARAGMHSFPLPVSTVEVTISMLWHPRLDADPAQRWLRDCVREVRASR; via the coding sequence ATGACAACGCCCGATCTCAATCTGCTGTTCGCTCTCGACGTGCTGCTGGCGGAAGGCAGCGTGGCCCGCGCCGCGCGCCGTTTGCGGCTCAGTCCCTCGGCGATGAGCCGGACGCTGGCGCGGCTGCGCGAGGCAACGGGCGATCCCCTGCTGGTCCGCGCCGGACGCGGCCTGGTGGCGACGCCGCGCGCGGAGGAATTGCGCCGGCAGGTCGGCCCTGTCGTCCAGGAGGCGGAGGCGCTGCTGCGCCCTGCCGATTTGCTTGATCCCTCAAGCCTGGACAGGGTCTTCACGATGCGCACCAATGAGGGCTTCGTCGAGGAGTTCGGGCCTCGTCTGGTCGCCCGCATCGAGGCCGATGCGCCAGGGGTGCGGCTGCGTTTCGCGCCGAAGTCAGATAAGGATGTGATGTCGTTGCGCGAAGCGGCGATCGATCTGGAAATCGGCGTTGCCGGCGAAACCGGACCCGAAGTGCGCATCCAGGCGCTGTTTCGCGACCGTTTTATCGGCGCCGTTCGAGCCGGCCATTCCCTGAGCGAGGGTATTGTGACGCCCGAGCGCTATGCGGCTTGCCGGCACATCAGTGTTTCGCGGCGTGGCCGCGAGAAGGGACCGATCGACGAGACTTTGGGCGCGCTCGGCTTGCAGCGGACGGTCGTGTGCATGGTCTCGGGTTTCTCGGCCGCGCTCGCCATGGCGCGCGCCTCGGAACTGATCGCCAGCGTGCCCGAGCGGCATACGGCGGGCGCGCGTGCCGGCATGCACAGTTTTCCGCTGCCGGTTAGCACGGTGGAAGTCACCATCTCCATGCTCTGGCATCCGCGCCTCGACGCCGACCCGGCGCAACGCTGGTTGCGTGACTGCGTGCGGGAGGTTCGCGCAAGCCGCTGA
- a CDS encoding MFS transporter: MAVAVQNRDGISAPQQNQSVGWALASLSLATLLSSLGTSIASVGLPSLMQTFGASFRAVQWVVLAYLLAITTLIVSAGRLADMFGRRPLLLGGIALFTSASVLCGVAPTLWLLIAARTVHGFGAALMMALTLAFVAETVSKERTGSAMGLLGAMSAIGTTLGPSLGGLLIAGPGWRAIFLVNVPLGLLTFALAWRALPARSKTAQAAQGKFDAIGTVLLALTLAAYALAMTLGRGHFGALNIGLLAATALGIGLFAVAQKRVKNPLVQLARFRDPQLSASLAMSLIVATVMMATLVVAPFYLSQGLGLDAAMVGVVLSTGPLVSTLSALLAGRLSDRFGTNRMTVAGLTSLAAGTFLLSLALTRLGIVSYVVPITVTCFGYALFQTSNNAAVMSGVGAGERGVISGLLNLSRNLGLITGASLMGAIFAVASAAAQRGIGQEILTSVAAARGMQVTFQTATALVLVALILALLSARAAARIEPSVS, translated from the coding sequence ATGGCAGTCGCCGTGCAAAATCGGGACGGGATATCAGCCCCGCAACAGAATCAATCGGTCGGCTGGGCGCTGGCAAGCCTGTCGCTCGCCACGCTGCTGTCGTCGCTCGGAACCAGCATCGCCAGCGTTGGGCTGCCCTCGCTGATGCAGACGTTCGGCGCGTCGTTCCGGGCCGTGCAATGGGTGGTTCTGGCCTATCTCCTTGCCATCACCACGCTGATCGTCAGTGCCGGGCGGCTGGCCGACATGTTCGGGCGCCGCCCGCTGCTGCTTGGCGGCATCGCGCTGTTTACATCGGCATCGGTGCTGTGCGGGGTGGCGCCGACGCTCTGGCTGCTGATCGCCGCGCGCACCGTGCATGGGTTTGGCGCGGCGTTGATGATGGCGCTGACGCTGGCCTTTGTCGCGGAGACCGTCAGCAAGGAACGGACCGGCAGCGCCATGGGCCTGCTCGGCGCCATGTCGGCGATCGGCACGACACTCGGCCCTTCGCTCGGCGGTCTGCTGATCGCCGGCCCCGGCTGGCGCGCGATCTTCCTGGTCAATGTGCCGCTGGGCCTGCTGACCTTCGCCCTCGCCTGGCGTGCCTTGCCCGCTCGCAGCAAGACAGCGCAGGCTGCTCAAGGCAAGTTCGACGCGATTGGCACTGTGCTGCTGGCCCTGACGCTGGCCGCCTATGCGCTGGCCATGACGCTTGGCCGGGGCCATTTCGGTGCGCTCAACATCGGCCTGCTGGCCGCGACCGCTCTCGGCATCGGTTTGTTCGCCGTCGCCCAGAAGCGGGTGAAGAACCCGCTGGTCCAACTCGCCCGTTTCCGGGACCCGCAGCTTAGCGCCAGCCTGGCCATGAGCCTCATCGTCGCCACGGTGATGATGGCGACCCTGGTGGTCGCCCCGTTCTATCTGTCACAGGGGCTGGGACTCGATGCCGCGATGGTCGGCGTGGTGCTTTCGACCGGGCCGCTTGTCTCGACCCTGTCGGCGCTGCTGGCCGGACGGCTTTCCGATCGCTTCGGCACCAACAGGATGACGGTCGCCGGCCTCACTAGCCTTGCCGCCGGCACATTCCTGCTCTCGCTCGCCCTGACCAGACTTGGCATCGTCAGCTATGTCGTTCCGATCACCGTCACCTGCTTCGGCTACGCCCTGTTCCAGACCTCCAACAATGCGGCCGTCATGAGCGGTGTCGGCGCCGGCGAACGCGGTGTCATATCGGGCCTGCTCAACCTGTCGCGCAATCTCGGCCTCATCACGGGCGCCTCGTTGATGGGGGCTATATTCGCGGTCGCATCGGCCGCGGCGCAGCGAGGCATTGGGCAGGAGATCCTGACTTCCGTGGCCGCCGCCCGGGGCATGCAGGTCACTTTTCAGACGGCAACGGCGCTGGTGCTGGTCGCGCTGATCCTCGCCCTGCTCTCGGCCCGCGCCGCTGCCCGCATAGAACCCAGTGTTTCGTAA
- a CDS encoding phasin family protein: MAKQPESDSFMDMFGRFGRDLKVPNVDVEAILAHHRKNLEALEKSARAGAAGATSLLSRQREMLQDTLREVADMAQSYRAPGNPQELLAKQTEFARKSFEAALKNAGEVAELARKSGTESIEILRTRIKEAMEEIRAGYGQK, encoded by the coding sequence ATGGCAAAACAACCGGAATCCGATTCCTTCATGGACATGTTCGGCAGGTTCGGTCGCGACCTGAAGGTGCCCAATGTCGATGTCGAGGCGATCCTTGCCCATCACCGCAAGAACCTCGAAGCCTTGGAGAAATCGGCGCGAGCCGGCGCCGCAGGCGCGACCTCGCTGTTGTCGAGGCAACGCGAAATGCTGCAGGACACGCTGCGCGAAGTTGCCGACATGGCGCAGAGCTATCGGGCGCCGGGCAACCCGCAAGAACTCCTGGCCAAGCAGACGGAGTTCGCCAGGAAATCCTTCGAGGCTGCGCTGAAGAATGCTGGGGAAGTGGCTGAACTGGCGCGGAAATCCGGCACCGAATCGATCGAAATCCTGCGCACGCGCATCAAGGAGGCGATGGAGGAAATCCGCGCCGGCTACGGGCAGAAATAG
- a CDS encoding DUF445 domain-containing protein, giving the protein MSQSAPSLAPVRFDADAVAKLSALRRTKFIATAALALCVLVFALAKSFEGTYPWLGFVAAFAEAATIGGLADWYAVVALFRGPLGLPIPHTAIIPENQNRIADNLGRFIEANFLAPEPVREKLAEVDFAALVADWLTDAERAAGLSRFVVRLVPQTLAAVEQSGLRGFVTSRMLEQIEKVPLAPLAAELLSALTDDRRHQKLFDEFIKVIGRFLNDEQALATMREKIREELPSLFNLFRADAYLLKKIVASAGSLLDEVRADPDHPMRAEFDRFAQGFVERLRTSKQYAKRAEKMKRDFLARPEVRALAGDMWESLSLFIAQDARAPNSVIRAHLANMFVEVGRHLAGDAQIRADMNQGFVVALASFVESQKSGVSKFIADQVKRWDLAQLTRLIEMNIGRDLQYIRFNGMIIGGLAGIVLYTIELLLPVN; this is encoded by the coding sequence ATGTCACAATCGGCTCCGTCCCTGGCGCCTGTCCGTTTCGATGCCGACGCGGTCGCCAAGCTCTCGGCGCTGCGCCGCACCAAATTCATCGCCACGGCGGCGCTGGCGCTTTGCGTGCTGGTGTTCGCCTTGGCCAAGTCGTTCGAGGGCACCTATCCGTGGTTGGGGTTCGTCGCTGCCTTCGCCGAAGCGGCGACCATCGGCGGCCTTGCCGACTGGTACGCGGTGGTGGCGCTGTTCAGGGGGCCGCTTGGTCTGCCGATCCCGCACACCGCCATCATCCCGGAGAACCAGAACCGCATCGCCGACAATCTCGGCCGCTTCATCGAGGCCAATTTCCTGGCGCCGGAGCCGGTGCGTGAGAAACTTGCCGAGGTCGATTTTGCAGCACTCGTCGCCGATTGGCTGACTGATGCCGAACGCGCGGCCGGCCTGTCGCGTTTCGTCGTGCGGCTGGTGCCGCAGACACTTGCCGCGGTCGAGCAATCCGGCCTGCGCGGCTTCGTCACCAGCCGCATGCTCGAACAGATCGAAAAGGTGCCGCTGGCGCCGCTGGCGGCCGAGCTGTTGTCGGCGCTTACCGACGACCGCCGCCACCAGAAATTGTTCGACGAGTTCATCAAGGTGATCGGCCGCTTCCTCAACGACGAACAGGCGCTGGCGACAATGCGCGAAAAGATCCGCGAGGAGCTGCCGTCGCTGTTCAACCTGTTCCGCGCCGACGCCTATCTCCTGAAGAAGATCGTCGCCTCGGCGGGTTCCTTGCTCGACGAGGTGCGCGCCGATCCTGACCATCCGATGCGCGCCGAGTTTGACCGTTTCGCGCAAGGCTTCGTCGAGCGGCTGCGGACGTCCAAGCAATATGCAAAGCGCGCCGAGAAGATGAAACGCGATTTCCTCGCCCGACCCGAAGTCAGGGCGCTGGCCGGCGACATGTGGGAGAGCCTCAGCCTGTTCATCGCGCAGGACGCCAGGGCGCCGAATTCGGTGATCCGCGCGCATCTCGCCAACATGTTCGTCGAGGTCGGCCGGCATCTTGCCGGCGATGCACAGATCCGGGCCGACATGAACCAGGGGTTCGTCGTGGCGCTGGCCTCCTTCGTCGAAAGCCAGAAGAGCGGCGTGTCGAAGTTCATCGCCGACCAGGTCAAGCGCTGGGACCTGGCGCAACTGACGCGACTGATCGAGATGAACATCGGCAGGGACCTGCAATATATCCGCTTCAACGGCATGATCATCGGCGGGCTGGCGGGTATCGTTCTCTACACGATCGAGCTGCTGCTCCCGGTCAATTGA
- the rirA gene encoding iron-responsive transcriptional regulator RirA gives MRLTRQTNYAMRILMYCAANNDRLSRIPEIAAAYSVSELFLFKILQPLVEHGLVETVRGRNGGVRLGRAAEAISLFDVVRVTEESFAMAECFENDAAECPLVDSCALNSALREALNAFFAVLSRYTVADMVAARPNVRNLLGIDMLERRAPAA, from the coding sequence ATGCGGCTTACACGCCAGACCAATTATGCCATGCGCATCCTGATGTATTGCGCCGCCAACAATGACCGGTTGAGCCGTATCCCCGAAATTGCAGCCGCCTATTCGGTGTCGGAACTGTTCCTGTTCAAGATCCTGCAGCCTTTGGTCGAGCATGGCCTGGTGGAAACGGTGCGCGGCAGGAATGGCGGCGTCCGGCTTGGCCGCGCAGCCGAAGCGATCAGCCTCTTCGACGTCGTGCGCGTCACCGAGGAAAGCTTCGCAATGGCCGAATGCTTCGAGAACGATGCCGCCGAATGCCCGCTGGTCGACAGCTGCGCGCTGAATTCGGCGCTGCGCGAGGCGCTCAACGCCTTCTTCGCCGTGCTTTCCCGCTACACCGTTGCCGATATGGTGGCGGCAAGGCCGAATGTGCGCAACCTGCTCGGCATCGACATGCTGGAGCGCCGCGCCCCAGCCGCCTGA
- a CDS encoding heme ABC transporter ATP-binding protein has product MIEARDVSVDIAGKRIVGGVDFEARPGEVAAIVGPNGSGKTTFLKALSGELAYTGRVTLNGRDLSAMKPVEIAVHRAVLPQATTLSFPFTVREIVKLGLVGGRSGALPGEDARLPERALARVDLDGFAGRFYQELSGGEQQRVQLARVLCQVWAPVLDGKPRYLFLDEPVSSLDIKHQLIIMNIARDFARRGGGVVAILHDLNLTSMYADRIFVMHRGRLAATGSPQDVLSDELIEKVFDCRLKVGVLPAGNMPFVLPQSSVG; this is encoded by the coding sequence ATGATCGAGGCAAGGGATGTTTCCGTTGATATCGCCGGCAAGCGTATCGTCGGCGGTGTCGATTTCGAAGCGCGGCCCGGCGAAGTGGCGGCCATCGTCGGCCCCAACGGTTCCGGCAAGACGACCTTCCTGAAGGCGTTGTCGGGCGAGCTTGCCTATACCGGGCGCGTCACCCTTAACGGCCGCGATCTCTCGGCCATGAAGCCGGTCGAGATTGCCGTGCATCGCGCGGTGCTGCCGCAGGCGACGACACTGTCGTTTCCCTTCACGGTGCGCGAGATTGTCAAGCTCGGCCTTGTCGGCGGCCGCTCGGGTGCCTTGCCGGGCGAGGATGCGCGGCTGCCGGAGCGGGCGCTGGCCCGCGTCGACCTCGACGGTTTTGCCGGACGTTTCTACCAGGAGCTTTCGGGCGGCGAGCAGCAGCGCGTCCAGCTAGCGCGCGTGCTGTGCCAGGTTTGGGCGCCGGTGCTCGACGGCAAGCCGCGCTATCTGTTCCTCGATGAGCCGGTCTCCAGCCTCGACATCAAGCACCAGCTGATCATCATGAACATCGCCCGCGACTTCGCCAGAAGGGGCGGCGGCGTGGTCGCCATCCTGCACGACCTCAATCTGACTTCCATGTATGCCGACCGCATCTTCGTCATGCATCGCGGCCGGCTGGCCGCGACCGGTTCGCCGCAAGACGTGCTGAGCGATGAGCTGATCGAGAAAGTGTTCGACTGCCGGCTAAAGGTCGGCGTGCTGCCGGCGGGCAATATGCCGTTCGTGCTGCCGCAATCGTCGGTCGGTTGA
- a CDS encoding FecCD family ABC transporter permease gives MVDQSITGPVKVMANASEGDRSGRARIVILLLCLGLAAAMLLSLTSGASDASAVNVLRDWLLGAVPNDAALSARDSLIVYDIRLPRIILGMLVGAALAVSGAVMQGLFRNPLADPGLIGVSAGSSLGAVAVIVLGATVLAPVTTMFGTLALPLAAFFGGLATTLVLYQVATRRGQTSVATMLLAGIALAALAMALTGVLIFMADDRQLRDLTFWSLGSLGGATWAKIGSVGPIIILALAAMPFLARGLNALALGEATAGHLGIPVQRLKYTAIIGVSAAVGASVAVSGGIGFVGIVVPHLLRLLIGPDNRYLLPASALLGASLLLLADAVARTIVAPAELPIGIVTAISGAPFFLWILLRKRGVVDL, from the coding sequence ATGGTCGATCAATCGATCACCGGCCCGGTGAAGGTGATGGCGAATGCATCCGAAGGCGACCGTTCGGGCCGCGCCCGCATCGTCATCCTGTTGCTGTGCCTCGGCCTCGCGGCCGCCATGCTTTTGTCGCTGACGTCAGGGGCATCGGATGCTTCGGCGGTCAACGTTCTCAGGGACTGGCTGCTTGGAGCCGTCCCGAATGATGCGGCGCTGAGCGCCCGTGACAGCCTGATCGTCTACGACATCCGCTTGCCGCGCATCATCCTCGGCATGCTGGTTGGCGCGGCGCTCGCAGTCTCCGGCGCCGTCATGCAGGGGCTGTTCCGCAATCCGCTGGCCGATCCCGGCCTGATCGGCGTCTCCGCCGGCTCCAGTCTCGGCGCGGTGGCCGTCATTGTGCTTGGCGCCACGGTGCTGGCGCCGGTGACGACCATGTTCGGTACGCTCGCGCTGCCGCTGGCCGCCTTCTTCGGTGGTCTCGCCACGACGCTGGTGCTTTATCAGGTCGCGACGCGACGCGGGCAAACCTCGGTTGCCACCATGCTGCTCGCCGGCATAGCGCTGGCGGCCCTTGCCATGGCCCTGACAGGTGTCCTCATCTTCATGGCGGACGATCGCCAGTTGCGCGACCTGACGTTCTGGTCACTCGGGTCGCTCGGCGGCGCGACATGGGCGAAGATCGGTTCCGTCGGGCCGATCATCATACTGGCACTGGCGGCGATGCCGTTCCTGGCGCGCGGCCTCAACGCGCTGGCGCTGGGCGAAGCGACCGCCGGCCATCTCGGCATTCCGGTACAGCGGTTGAAATACACGGCGATCATCGGTGTCTCGGCTGCGGTCGGTGCGTCTGTCGCCGTCAGCGGCGGTATCGGCTTCGTCGGCATCGTCGTGCCGCATCTGCTGCGCCTGCTGATCGGTCCGGACAATCGCTATCTGCTGCCGGCCTCGGCGCTGCTCGGTGCCTCGCTGCTGCTGTTGGCAGACGCGGTCGCCCGCACCATCGTGGCGCCGGCGGAATTGCCGATCGGCATCGTCACCGCGATATCAGGCGCGCCATTCTTCCTGTGGATCCTGCTGCGCAAGCGCGGCGTGGTCGATCTCTGA
- a CDS encoding heme/hemin ABC transporter substrate-binding protein: MGCFSRMVAAPMVGLALAFTALQPAGATEGVSVFPDPSKIAAIGGSITEIVYALGEEKHLVARDSTSRYPKAAFALPDVGYMRALSPEGVLSVNPTGILALQGSGPKEAVDVLKKTSIPFIEVPEHFSHEGILEKVRIVGKALGVDARAELLAKELDAKLTAAEKQTASIKQRKRILFVLSIQGGKILAAGSDTAADGMVRLAGGVNAVEGFSGYKQMSDEAIITARPDVILMMSNAGLPVSDDELFGVPSVASTPAGAVRKVIRLDGGYLLGFGPRTAEAIHDLAVSLYGAQVTD, translated from the coding sequence ATGGGCTGTTTTTCCAGGATGGTCGCCGCCCCGATGGTCGGCCTCGCTTTGGCTTTCACCGCGCTGCAGCCGGCTGGCGCCACAGAAGGCGTCTCCGTTTTTCCTGATCCGTCGAAGATCGCCGCCATAGGCGGCTCGATCACCGAAATCGTCTATGCGCTTGGCGAGGAGAAGCATCTGGTGGCGCGTGATTCCACCAGCCGCTATCCGAAGGCGGCGTTCGCTCTGCCCGATGTCGGCTATATGCGCGCGCTGTCGCCGGAAGGCGTGTTGTCGGTCAATCCGACCGGCATCCTGGCGCTGCAGGGCAGCGGCCCGAAGGAGGCCGTCGATGTGCTGAAGAAGACGAGCATACCCTTCATCGAAGTGCCCGAGCATTTTAGCCACGAAGGCATCCTCGAGAAGGTCCGCATCGTCGGCAAGGCGCTCGGCGTCGATGCCAGGGCCGAGCTGCTGGCCAAGGAACTCGATGCCAAGCTGACGGCCGCCGAGAAACAGACGGCCTCGATCAAGCAGCGCAAGCGCATCCTGTTCGTGCTGTCGATACAGGGTGGCAAGATCCTGGCGGCCGGCAGCGATACCGCGGCCGACGGTATGGTCAGGCTGGCGGGCGGGGTCAACGCCGTCGAAGGTTTCTCCGGCTACAAGCAGATGTCCGACGAAGCGATCATTACTGCCAGGCCTGACGTGATCCTGATGATGAGCAATGCCGGGCTGCCGGTGTCGGACGACGAATTGTTCGGCGTTCCGTCCGTCGCCTCGACGCCGGCCGGAGCCGTGCGCAAGGTGATCCGCCTCGACGGCGGCTATCTGCTCGGCTTCGGGCCGCGCACGGCTGAAGCCATCCACGACCTCGCCGTCTCCCTCTATGGCGCCCAGGTCACGGACTGA
- a CDS encoding hemin-degrading factor, with the protein MDQRVKPAPHEIRRARTENPKARERDLAAQLGISEAELVAAHCGDGVVRIEPRVNDLLTGLEAVGEVMALTRNESAVHEKIGVYDKVVTGNHNAMVLGENIDLRIFPKVWAHGFAVEKRDGDEIRRSLQFFDAAGEAVHKVHLRPASSLYAYQKLVASLESSNQEPTVAISGQALDDEGEATATTANLDDLRDRWSRLTDVHQFFGMLKTLKLSRRQAVRMVGTDYAWLLDNDAVRAMFHHAAEGEMPIMCFVGNRGCIQIHSGPVKSIKPMGPWINVLDETFHLHLRTDHIHEVWAVRKPTKDGHVTSLEVYAANGEMIIQFFGKRHEGESERDDWRFLAEDLPRIPSPTAA; encoded by the coding sequence ATGGACCAGCGCGTAAAACCCGCCCCGCATGAAATCCGGCGGGCACGGACGGAAAATCCGAAAGCGCGCGAGCGTGACCTGGCCGCCCAGCTCGGTATTTCGGAAGCCGAACTGGTCGCCGCGCATTGCGGCGACGGCGTCGTGCGCATCGAGCCACGGGTCAACGATCTCCTGACCGGCCTCGAGGCCGTCGGCGAGGTGATGGCGCTGACCCGCAATGAAAGCGCCGTGCACGAGAAGATCGGCGTCTATGACAAGGTCGTCACCGGCAACCACAATGCCATGGTGCTTGGCGAGAATATCGACCTGCGCATCTTCCCAAAAGTCTGGGCGCACGGCTTTGCCGTGGAGAAGCGCGACGGCGACGAGATCCGCCGCAGTCTGCAGTTTTTCGATGCGGCGGGCGAGGCGGTGCACAAGGTGCATCTGCGGCCGGCCTCCAGCCTCTATGCCTACCAGAAGCTGGTCGCCTCGCTGGAATCGTCCAACCAGGAGCCGACGGTCGCCATCTCCGGGCAAGCCTTAGACGATGAGGGCGAGGCCACGGCGACGACCGCCAACCTCGACGATCTGCGCGACCGTTGGAGCCGGCTGACCGACGTGCACCAGTTCTTCGGCATGCTGAAGACCTTGAAGCTCAGCCGCCGTCAGGCGGTGCGCATGGTCGGAACGGACTATGCCTGGCTGCTCGACAATGACGCGGTCCGCGCCATGTTCCATCACGCCGCCGAAGGCGAGATGCCGATCATGTGCTTTGTCGGCAACCGCGGCTGCATCCAGATCCATTCCGGCCCGGTCAAATCGATCAAGCCGATGGGGCCGTGGATCAACGTGCTGGACGAGACCTTCCACCTGCACCTGCGCACCGACCACATCCATGAAGTCTGGGCGGTGCGCAAGCCGACCAAGGACGGCCATGTCACCTCGCTCGAGGTGTACGCCGCCAATGGCGAGATGATCATCCAGTTCTTCGGCAAGCGCCACGAAGGCGAAAGCGAGCGCGACGACTGGCGATTCCTGGCCGAGGACCTGCCGCGCATCCCAAGCCCGACGGCAGCCTGA
- the hemP gene encoding hemin uptake protein HemP, protein MNTHNPNDFRYRVRRSDEAPVTRFDRVPLAVRTLSSNTLFQGEHEIGIEHHGALYRLKITRQGKLILNK, encoded by the coding sequence ATGAACACCCACAATCCCAATGACTTTCGCTACCGCGTCCGCCGTTCCGACGAAGCCCCCGTCACCCGTTTCGACCGGGTTCCGCTGGCGGTCAGAACATTGTCCAGCAACACGCTGTTCCAGGGCGAGCATGAGATCGGCATCGAACATCATGGCGCTCTCTACCGGCTGAAGATCACCCGTCAGGGCAAGCTCATTCTCAACAAGTAA